In Nocardioides marinus, one DNA window encodes the following:
- a CDS encoding DUF4191 domain-containing protein encodes MAKSDTPGAMNRRQQIAETYRITKRTYPRIGLLLLGTFLLAGAIGFTLFKILPGSGIIEWILSVIGGLLLGTLAVLIVFSRKAQTSAYSQMEGQPGAAAAALNVLKRGWKVDPAVGFTKQQDVVHRVVGPPGIVLVGEGQTSRVRSLLASERRKHERVAVDVPIHEVVCGRGEGEVPLPKLMRHLQKMKRQLRPADMTDVLNRIKALDATRGTLPLPKGPIPTSMKGMRGQMRGR; translated from the coding sequence ATGGCCAAGAGCGACACCCCCGGCGCCATGAACCGACGCCAGCAGATCGCAGAGACCTACCGGATCACCAAGCGCACCTACCCGCGCATCGGTCTGCTCCTGCTCGGCACCTTCCTGCTCGCCGGTGCGATCGGCTTCACGCTCTTCAAGATCCTTCCCGGCAGCGGCATCATCGAGTGGATCCTCTCGGTCATCGGCGGGCTGCTGCTCGGCACCCTGGCGGTGCTGATCGTCTTCAGCCGCAAGGCCCAGACCTCGGCGTACTCCCAGATGGAGGGTCAGCCCGGCGCCGCCGCGGCCGCCCTCAACGTGCTCAAGCGCGGCTGGAAGGTCGACCCGGCCGTCGGGTTCACCAAGCAGCAGGACGTCGTGCACCGCGTGGTCGGCCCTCCGGGCATCGTCCTGGTCGGCGAGGGCCAGACCAGCCGGGTCCGCAGCCTGCTGGCCTCCGAGCGCCGCAAGCACGAGCGCGTCGCCGTCGACGTGCCGATCCACGAGGTCGTCTGCGGTCGCGGCGAGGGCGAGGTCCCGCTGCCCAAGCTGATGCGTCACCTGCAGAAGATGAAGCGCCAGCTGCGCCCGGCCGACATGACCGACGTGCTCAACCGGATCAAGGCGCTCGACGCGACCCGCGGCACGCTCCCGCTGCCCAAGGGTCCGATCCCCACCAGCATGAAGGGGATGCGCGGCCAGATGCGCGGGCGCTGA